Proteins from one Fragaria vesca subsp. vesca linkage group LG6, FraVesHawaii_1.0, whole genome shotgun sequence genomic window:
- the LOC101298445 gene encoding photosystem I reaction center subunit psaK, chloroplastic-like, which produces MAAATMTTSLPQFNGLRPKISSNVQSLAAVQPMRRKSQGALGARCDFIGSPTNLIMVTTTSLMLFAGRFGLAPSANRKATAGLKLEIRESGLQTGDPAGFTLADTLACGTVGHMIGVGVVLGLKNMGAL; this is translated from the exons ATGGCAGCAGCTACTATGACTACTTCTCTCCCTCAGTTCAATGGGTTGAGACCCAAGATCTCATCCAATGTACAGAGCTTG GCTGCTGTTCAACCAATGAGGCGCAAGAGCCAAGGTGCTTTGGGAGCTCGCTGTGACTTCATAGGTTCACCCACCAATTTG ATCATGGTGACTACTACAAGCCTAATGTTGTTTGCTGGGAGATTTGGGTTGGCACCATCTGCAAACAGGAAGGCAACAGCAGGATTGAAGCTCGAAATCAGGGAGTCAGGTCTTCAAACTGGTGACCCAGCTGGGTTCACCCTTGCTGATACCTTGGCTTGTGGGACTGTAGGTCACATGATTGGGGTTGGGGTTGTTCTTGGCCTTAAGAACATGGGTGCTCTGTAA
- the LOC101293126 gene encoding uncharacterized protein LOC101293126, producing the protein MSTASLVQQEAHTEKMSEEGRRRWEEMNMDCLVNAFSRAGMESLLLALPFVCKSWHEATHSPSCWTCLKFPDHKPYPLFVDKAEDIDTPPRSFGPFYEKFIEQYGIDKSRFSITAFIKMVVDRSNGQATLLKLPHFITEAALRYVSDACPLLKHLTFEDNLLIFKHYQILPEVIGKWKFLESLLLGGTMVLIHQHFNIGKTFSKYFWGLLTLEMETPSCDNVLERIIVQIGTHCKHFRQLSLVLTHLRQVEALAIVNFLPHLGNILAVRCIIKRDSILTIAQGCKELQVFHAKECAGFGEDDEEVCKLAGETGQIVCEDCVLDDELLTLLVIRRPTLLRRLMILMFRLLSH; encoded by the coding sequence ATGTCGACGGCGAGCTTGGTCCAACAAGAAGCACACACTGAGAAGATGAGTGAAGAAGGAAGAAGAAGATGGGAGGAGATGAACATGGATTGCTTAGTAAATGCGTTTAGCAGAGCTGGAATGGAGTCACTGCTTTTGGCTCTCCCTTTTGTCTGTAAGTCCTGGCACGAAGCTACTCACAGTCCTTCATGCTGGACATGTCTTAAGTTTCCTGATCATAAACCCTATCCTTTGTTCGTTGATAAGGCTGAAGATATTGACACTCCACCTCGGAGTTTCGGCCCATTTTATGAAAAGTTTATAGAACAGTATGGAATCGATAAGAGTCGATTTTCAATCACTGCTTTTATAAAGATGGTGGTTGATCGGAGCAACGGGCAGGCTACTCTACTTAAGCTACCCCATTTCATTACAGAAGCAGCTCTGAGATATGTTTCAGATGCGTGTCCTCTGCTCAAACACTTAACGTTTGAGGATAATCTGTTGATTTTCAAGCATTATCAAATTCTCCCGGAAGTGATAGGAAAGTGGAAGTTTCTGGAGAGCTTGTTGTTAGGGGGCACCATGGTGCTGATTCACCAGCATTTTAATATTGGAAAGACCTTCAGTAAATATTTTTGGGGGTTGTTGACACTGGAAATGGAAACTCCGAGCTGTGATAATGTTTTGGAGAGAATTATAGTGCAGATTGGAACTCACTGCAAGCATTTTAGGCAGCTAAGTCTTGTACTAACCCATCTTCGTCAAGTCGAGGCATTGGCAATTGTGAACTTTCTGCCACACCTTGGGAACATATTGGCGGTCAGGTGCATCATCAAAAGGGATAGCATTCTCACAATTGCTCAGGGATGCAAAGAGCTTCAGGTTTTTCATGCCAAGGAATGTGCAGGCTTTGGAGAGGATGATGAAGAAGTATGCAAGCTTGCTGGTGAGACTGGTCAGATTGTATGTGAGGATTGTGTGCTCGATGATGAACTTCTGACTCTGTTGGTTATTCGCAGACCTACTTTATTGAGGAGATTAATGATTCTCATGTTCAGACTGCTGAGTCATTGA
- the LOC101292830 gene encoding glucan endo-1,3-beta-glucosidase 13-like, with protein sequence MRKNTWVLQYCLLFMGCYLALTMGAGVEEKVDGAMPVTTLSPPEGNTTFLDGTTWCVALAGVSQVDLQNALDWACGLGMADCKAIQDGGPCYDPDTLLSHASFAFNSYYQQNGNSDIACNFGGTAAVTKYNPSYGKCVYAAPGSVGSAAAPSLISLWWWKLALLCLLPLYLGS encoded by the exons ATGAGAAAGAACACTTGGGTTTTGCAGTACTGCCTGTTGTTCATGGGATGCTATCTTG CTTTAACAATGGGAGCTGGTGTGGAAGAGAAAGTAGATGGTGCAATGCCAGTGACTACATTGTCGCCACCAGAAGGGAACACAACATTCCTTGATGGCACAACATGGTGTGTGGCTCTTGCTGGTGTCTCCCAAGTTGATCTGCAGAATGCATTAGATTGGGCCTGTGGACTTGGAATGGCAGACTGCAAGGCCATCCAAGATGGCGGGCCCTGTTACGATCCAGACACTCTCTTATCTCATGCTTCCTTTGCTTTCAATAGTTACTATCAACAGAATGGGAATTCTGATATTGCTTGCAATTTTGGGGGTACTGCTGCTGTCACTAAATATAACCCAA GTTATGGAAAATGTGTCTATGCTGCTCCTGG ATCTGTTGGCTCTGCAGCAGCTCCATCGTTGATCTCCCTTTGGTGGTGGAAACTTGCTCTCCTTTGTTTACTCCCTTTGTATCTAGGAAGCTGA